The proteins below come from a single Stutzerimonas stutzeri RCH2 genomic window:
- the ngg gene encoding N-acetylglutaminylglutamine synthetase, with protein sequence MQKSQAYGQRLLRGQAPTYQRLQARFAEDGQEEPCGPVVLHCGWGRILVGHTYSDPAQLAAELLNEQAGERDIALYVAAPHQVLSYAPQQLFLDPSDTLRIWFTDYRPSQKRFRGFCVRRAQSDADWHAINGLYQSRGMMPVDPERCTPREQGGPVYWLAEDETSGQIIGSVMGIDHHRAFNDPENGSSLWCLAVSPSCPRPGVGEALVRHLIEHYMGRGLAYLDLSVLHDNQQAKALYAKLGFRDLQTFTVKRKNSFNQPLFLGPGPEAKLNPYAKIIVDEARRRGIEIEVNDAEAGLFTLTQGGRRVRCRESLSDLTSAVSMTLCQDKRLTHRTLAQAGICLPAQQLAGSAAENAAFLAEHASVVVKPVDGEQGMGVAVDLRDAAEIEEAILRARQFDSRVLLESFHPGLDLRIVVIGFEVVAAAIRRPAEVIGDGRTSIGSLIEKQSRRRQAATGGESSIPLDEETQRCLRDAGFDFESVLPDGQRLAVRRTANLHTGGTLEDVTAQLHPELIDAAVRAARALDIPVVGLDLLVPSPDQPEYVFIEANERVGLANHQPQPTAERFIDLLFPLSTAG encoded by the coding sequence ATGCAGAAGTCCCAAGCCTATGGCCAGCGTCTGTTGCGCGGACAGGCACCGACCTACCAGAGGCTGCAGGCACGCTTCGCCGAGGACGGTCAGGAAGAACCCTGCGGCCCGGTGGTCCTGCACTGCGGCTGGGGCCGCATCCTGGTCGGCCACACCTATTCCGACCCTGCACAACTCGCCGCCGAATTGCTCAACGAGCAGGCTGGCGAGCGCGACATTGCGCTGTATGTCGCTGCTCCGCATCAGGTGCTGTCCTATGCCCCGCAGCAACTCTTTCTCGATCCCTCCGACACGCTGCGTATCTGGTTCACCGACTACCGCCCGTCACAGAAGCGCTTCCGCGGTTTCTGCGTCCGCCGCGCGCAGAGCGATGCCGACTGGCACGCCATCAACGGCCTGTACCAGTCGCGCGGGATGATGCCGGTCGATCCGGAGCGCTGCACCCCGCGCGAACAGGGCGGCCCGGTTTACTGGCTGGCCGAGGACGAAACCTCCGGGCAGATCATCGGCAGCGTGATGGGTATCGATCATCACCGCGCCTTCAATGATCCGGAAAACGGCTCTAGCCTCTGGTGCCTGGCGGTTTCGCCAAGCTGCCCGCGGCCAGGTGTCGGTGAGGCGTTGGTGCGCCACCTGATCGAACACTATATGGGCCGCGGCCTGGCTTACCTCGACCTGTCGGTGCTGCATGACAACCAGCAGGCCAAGGCGCTTTACGCCAAGCTCGGCTTCCGTGACCTGCAGACCTTCACCGTCAAGCGCAAGAACAGCTTCAACCAGCCGCTGTTTCTCGGCCCCGGGCCGGAAGCGAAGCTCAATCCCTACGCCAAGATCATCGTCGACGAAGCCCGCCGCCGCGGCATCGAGATCGAAGTCAATGACGCCGAAGCCGGGCTGTTCACGCTGACCCAGGGCGGGCGCCGCGTGCGCTGCCGCGAATCGCTGTCAGACCTGACATCGGCCGTGAGCATGACGCTCTGCCAGGACAAGCGCCTGACCCACCGCACGCTGGCGCAGGCAGGCATCTGCCTGCCGGCGCAGCAACTGGCCGGCAGTGCTGCCGAGAACGCTGCCTTCCTCGCCGAACACGCCAGCGTGGTGGTCAAGCCGGTGGACGGCGAACAGGGTATGGGCGTTGCCGTCGACCTACGCGATGCCGCGGAAATAGAGGAGGCCATCCTGCGCGCCCGGCAGTTCGACAGTCGCGTACTGCTGGAGAGTTTTCACCCGGGGCTCGACCTGCGCATCGTGGTGATCGGCTTCGAAGTGGTCGCGGCGGCGATACGTCGCCCCGCCGAAGTCATTGGTGATGGCCGCACCAGCATCGGTTCGCTGATCGAGAAGCAGAGCCGTCGTCGCCAGGCGGCGACCGGCGGCGAAAGCTCCATTCCTCTCGACGAAGAAACCCAGCGCTGCCTGCGCGATGCCGGCTTCGACTTCGAAAGCGTATTGCCGGACGGACAGCGCCTGGCCGTGCGTCGCACTGCCAACCTGCATACCGGCGGCACGCTGGAGGATGTCACGGCGCAGCTGCATCCCGAGCTGATCGACGCAGCCGTACGCGCCGCCCGGGCGCTGGATATCCCGGTAGTCGGCCTGGACCTGCTAGTGCCGTCCCCGGATCAACCGGAGTACGTCTTCATCGAAGCCAACGAGCGCGTCGGCCTGGCCAATCACCAGCCGCAGCCGACCGCCGAACGCTTCATCGACCTGCTCTTCCCGCTGAGCACCGCCGGCTGA
- a CDS encoding osmoprotectant NAGGN system M42 family peptidase: protein MTAQLPEPDLNYMQRVLLEMLAIPSPTGFTDTIVRYVAERLTELGIPFELTRRGTIRATLKGRRYSPDRAVAAHLDTIGAIVREIHDTGRLGLAPVGCWSSRFAEGSRVSVFTDTRVIRGSVLPLLASGHAFNTAVDEAPVSWDHVELRLDAYTYSRNETCALGVNVGDFVAFDPMPEFTESGYISARHLDDKAGVAALLAALKAIVESGREPPIDVHPLFTITEETGSGAAGALPWDVSEFVGIDIAPAAKGQASSEHAVTVAMQDSGGPYDFHLSRHLLKLAGEHEIPVRRDLFRYYHSDAQSAVEAGHDIRTALVAFGCDATHGYERTHIDSLAAMSRLLCGYMLSQPVFASDSQHSNDSLERFSHQLEHDAQMENDTRVPPVDTLIGRQADPHDRNG from the coding sequence ATGACCGCACAACTTCCCGAACCTGATCTCAATTACATGCAACGCGTGTTGCTGGAGATGCTCGCCATCCCCAGCCCCACTGGCTTCACCGATACCATCGTGCGCTATGTCGCCGAGCGTCTGACGGAGCTGGGGATTCCCTTCGAACTGACCCGCCGCGGCACCATTCGCGCCACCCTCAAGGGTCGGCGCTATAGCCCGGACCGCGCCGTCGCCGCGCATTTGGACACCATCGGCGCCATCGTCCGCGAGATTCACGATACCGGCCGCCTGGGCCTGGCACCCGTAGGTTGCTGGTCGAGCCGTTTCGCCGAGGGCAGCCGCGTCAGCGTCTTCACTGACACCAGAGTGATCCGTGGCAGCGTCTTGCCATTGCTGGCCTCCGGGCACGCCTTCAACACCGCGGTGGACGAAGCACCGGTCAGCTGGGACCACGTCGAGCTGCGCCTGGACGCCTACACCTACAGCCGTAACGAAACCTGCGCGCTAGGGGTGAATGTCGGTGACTTCGTCGCCTTCGATCCGATGCCCGAGTTCACCGAAAGCGGCTATATCAGTGCCCGCCACCTGGATGACAAGGCCGGGGTCGCCGCCCTGCTCGCCGCGCTGAAAGCGATCGTCGAAAGTGGCCGCGAACCGCCCATCGACGTGCATCCGCTGTTCACGATCACCGAGGAAACCGGCTCCGGTGCCGCCGGTGCCCTGCCCTGGGATGTCAGTGAGTTCGTCGGCATCGACATTGCACCCGCAGCCAAGGGCCAGGCATCCAGCGAGCACGCCGTGACCGTGGCGATGCAGGATTCCGGTGGTCCCTATGATTTTCATCTGTCACGTCACCTGCTCAAGCTGGCCGGCGAACACGAGATCCCGGTACGCCGCGATCTGTTCCGCTACTACCACAGCGACGCCCAGTCCGCTGTCGAGGCGGGCCATGACATCCGCACCGCGCTGGTGGCGTTCGGCTGCGATGCGACCCACGGTTATGAGCGCACCCATATCGACAGTCTCGCCGCCATGAGTCGCCTGCTCTGTGGCTACATGCTCAGCCAACCGGTCTTCGCCAGCGATTCGCAGCACTCGAACGACTCGCTGGAGCGCTTCAGCCATCAACTGGAGCACGACGCGCAGATGGAAAACGATACCCGCGTGCCGCCGGTCGACACCCTCATCGGCCGCCAGGCCGACCCGCACGACCGCAACGGCTGA
- a CDS encoding hybrid sensor histidine kinase/response regulator, with product MLPRACLALLLCCLSLQVWAFTPVVVDSIDSRQSLGGGTRYLEDPDGQLSVDDVMALSSERFRPVTGGHVNEGKNGSTWWLRADLKNRLGNPVGGFIEINYPLLDHIELFLQYPDGNISRQLTGDIYPFAQRPVKVSNFWFPVELPPGDTTLLLRIKTTSTLYVPLYFSTYNASAAEEQELSGLSGAFYGVLFAMFCYNLFLFASLREPAYFWYLVYTLNVGLFALSFDGLLVKWLADDGGLVALGIYALMFSHCLIAIQFSRHFLHTRELFPRLDLLLRCTLLAALGSMISGLVLDVQSWSILASVTVIVVSAGLLLAGAFVWRRGVRYGVYYTLAWGVLLASFILVTAGSLGIELFGLYGAGVVKASVAFELITLSIGLADRINLLKEEGYRSREAAERAASENEAKSRFLAKMSHEIRTPLNGVLGMLQLLRETPLDRSQQFYLDTISSSGNSLMAVINDILDYARIGSGKLSLEDIDFDLEILISETIRLFTAQSLEKQLSLHVGLEPGVPRRIRGDPTRLKQILMNLLSNALKFTEHGHVLLEVSCRQTPDGGPRLVFCVSDSGIGMRQEVLAQLFESFSQGDSSTTRRYGGSGLGLAISKELVEMMNGHIEVQSAPGRGSRFCFEIPLRTATDVEDPLTQLLAGRPALLASQDAQGLEALSHLLRRWGMRTERCLTPDRLPDYLADFTAPPLLVLLAPWPGSPSQWLERLRPYLEANQRMLMLYSPIHEPPPLTPDLRLISLALPLQSAPLREALQALYEREPAQSAETDKASIAPLQSEPCILVAEDNPVNQMVVRGLLKKRGYAVQLADNGRQAVDLYRRDPDAVQLILMDCEMPELDGFEASRQIRKLEADQQLQAVPIIAVTAHVLAEHRQRGLESGMDEFIGKPLESRQLYACLDSYLQSGAS from the coding sequence ATGTTGCCGCGTGCATGCTTGGCTCTGCTGCTGTGTTGCCTGTCGCTCCAAGTCTGGGCATTCACGCCTGTGGTGGTCGATTCCATCGATTCCCGCCAGTCGCTGGGCGGCGGCACGCGCTATCTGGAAGACCCGGATGGCCAACTGAGCGTCGACGATGTCATGGCGCTGTCATCGGAGCGCTTTCGACCAGTCACGGGCGGGCACGTCAACGAAGGCAAGAACGGCTCGACCTGGTGGTTACGCGCCGACCTGAAAAACCGCCTCGGCAATCCCGTCGGCGGCTTCATCGAGATCAACTATCCCCTGCTCGATCATATCGAGTTGTTCCTGCAATACCCCGACGGCAACATCAGCCGCCAGCTCACCGGCGATATTTACCCATTCGCGCAGCGGCCGGTAAAAGTCAGCAATTTCTGGTTTCCGGTCGAACTGCCTCCAGGCGACACCACGCTACTGCTGCGGATCAAGACGACCAGCACGCTGTACGTCCCGCTGTACTTCAGCACCTACAACGCCAGCGCCGCCGAGGAGCAGGAGCTGAGCGGTCTGAGCGGTGCGTTCTATGGCGTGCTGTTCGCGATGTTCTGCTACAACCTGTTCCTCTTCGCCTCCCTGCGCGAGCCGGCTTACTTCTGGTATCTGGTCTACACCCTCAATGTCGGGCTGTTCGCCCTTTCCTTCGATGGTCTGCTGGTCAAGTGGCTGGCCGACGATGGCGGGCTGGTGGCGCTTGGCATCTATGCCCTGATGTTCAGCCACTGCCTGATCGCCATTCAGTTCAGCCGGCACTTCCTGCACACCCGCGAGCTATTCCCGCGGCTCGACCTGCTCCTGCGCTGCACCCTGTTGGCTGCGTTGGGCAGCATGATTTCCGGCCTCGTGCTGGACGTGCAGAGCTGGAGCATCCTGGCCAGCGTGACGGTGATCGTCGTGTCTGCCGGGCTACTGCTGGCCGGCGCCTTCGTCTGGCGCCGTGGCGTGCGCTATGGGGTTTACTACACGCTGGCCTGGGGCGTGCTGTTGGCTTCATTTATCCTTGTCACCGCCGGTTCGCTAGGCATCGAGCTATTCGGTCTGTATGGCGCTGGGGTGGTCAAAGCCAGCGTCGCGTTCGAGCTGATCACCCTGTCCATTGGTCTGGCCGACCGTATCAACCTGCTCAAGGAAGAAGGTTACCGTTCGCGCGAAGCCGCCGAGCGGGCCGCCAGTGAGAACGAGGCAAAGAGCCGTTTCCTGGCCAAGATGAGCCATGAGATCCGCACACCGCTGAATGGCGTGCTTGGCATGCTGCAACTGCTGCGTGAAACGCCGCTGGACCGCAGCCAGCAGTTCTATCTGGATACCATTTCCAGCTCCGGCAATTCGCTGATGGCGGTGATCAATGACATCCTCGACTACGCACGGATAGGCTCCGGCAAGCTGAGCCTGGAAGACATCGACTTCGACCTGGAAATCCTGATCTCCGAAACGATCAGACTGTTCACCGCCCAGTCACTGGAAAAGCAGTTGAGCCTGCATGTTGGTCTGGAACCCGGTGTGCCGCGGCGAATCCGCGGCGACCCGACGCGTCTCAAGCAGATCCTGATGAACCTGCTGAGTAATGCTTTGAAGTTCACCGAACACGGCCACGTATTACTTGAAGTGTCCTGCCGCCAGACGCCGGATGGCGGACCGCGGCTGGTGTTCTGCGTCAGCGATAGCGGTATTGGCATGCGTCAGGAAGTGCTGGCGCAGCTCTTCGAATCATTCTCCCAAGGCGACTCGAGCACCACCCGGCGTTACGGCGGCAGCGGGCTCGGCCTGGCAATCAGCAAAGAGCTGGTGGAAATGATGAACGGCCATATCGAGGTGCAGAGCGCCCCGGGCCGCGGAAGCCGTTTCTGCTTTGAAATCCCACTGCGAACCGCCACCGACGTGGAAGACCCGCTAACACAGCTGCTGGCAGGCCGCCCCGCTCTGCTTGCCTCGCAGGATGCCCAGGGTCTGGAGGCGCTCAGCCATCTGCTGCGGCGCTGGGGCATGCGCACCGAACGCTGCCTGACGCCGGATCGTCTACCGGACTATCTCGCCGACTTCACTGCCCCGCCGCTGCTGGTGTTACTGGCGCCATGGCCAGGCAGCCCAAGCCAATGGCTGGAACGCCTGCGGCCATACCTTGAGGCGAATCAGCGGATGCTCATGCTCTACTCGCCGATTCACGAGCCGCCGCCGCTGACGCCTGATCTGCGCCTGATTAGCCTGGCGCTACCGCTCCAGAGCGCCCCGCTGCGAGAAGCGTTGCAGGCGCTCTACGAACGCGAGCCAGCGCAATCGGCCGAAACCGACAAAGCCTCGATTGCGCCGCTGCAAAGCGAACCCTGCATCCTCGTGGCTGAGGACAATCCGGTAAATCAGATGGTGGTTCGTGGCCTGCTGAAAAAACGCGGCTACGCCGTGCAGCTTGCCGACAATGGACGTCAGGCCGTGGACCTCTACCGTCGCGACCCGGACGCCGTGCAACTGATTCTGATGGATTGTGAAATGCCGGAGCTGGACGGGTTCGAGGCCAGCCGGCAGATACGCAAGCTCGAAGCCGACCAGCAATTGCAGGCCGTGCCGATTATCGCGGTGACGGCCCATGTGCTGGCCGAGCATCGCCAGCGCGGCCTGGAGTCGGGGATGGATGAGTTCATCGGCAAACCACTGGAAAGCCGGCAGCTGTATGCTTGCCTGGACAGTTATCTGCAGAGCGGCGCGAGCTAG
- a CDS encoding YheU family protein, which produces MLIPHDQLEPDTLTRLIEDFVTREGTDNGDETPLETRVARVRRALDKGEAVIVFDADSQQCQLALRRDVPREWLD; this is translated from the coding sequence ATGCTCATACCCCACGACCAGCTCGAACCGGACACCCTGACCCGCCTCATCGAAGATTTCGTCACCCGCGAGGGCACCGACAACGGCGACGAAACCCCGCTTGAAACCCGCGTGGCACGGGTGCGCCGGGCGCTGGACAAAGGTGAAGCGGTGATCGTCTTCGACGCCGACAGTCAGCAATGCCAACTGGCACTCAGGCGTGACGTGCCACGCGAGTGGCTGGACTGA
- a CDS encoding CynX/NimT family MFS transporter, translating to MVALVLAAINLRPGITSFAPLIERIAEELALSRGLISLTTALPVLLMGLLAPLAPRLAVRFGLERSIALCLGLIAAALLLRLFGHSAALLIATAGLVGAGIAVAGPLLSGFIKRYFLERMGQTAAWYSLSMAVGGTLGVVVTAPATEAMGQEWTRGLALWALPALAALLIWLRLPNQPETANDSRAGLPWKEPRAWLLSIYFALQAGLFYALATWLVARYHEVGYSLLQSNAFFSGFMLIGLPSAFAMPWLAQRLGNRHRIMAACGVLATLCLALIALLPGWQPLLVCMLLGVALNGTFSLALISPMYEASTPLAVSRLTAMMLCTGYCLACLTPVLAGLGRDLAGDYRMPFLVLTGMAACMSMLAMRLRSRHTGG from the coding sequence ATGGTGGCCCTGGTGCTGGCCGCGATCAACCTCCGCCCCGGCATTACCTCCTTCGCTCCGCTGATCGAACGCATCGCCGAAGAACTCGCGCTTTCCCGTGGGTTGATCAGTCTGACCACCGCCTTGCCGGTGCTCCTGATGGGCCTTCTGGCGCCATTGGCGCCGCGGCTGGCCGTACGCTTCGGCCTGGAGCGCAGCATCGCGCTGTGCCTCGGTCTGATCGCTGCGGCTTTGCTGTTGCGACTGTTCGGCCATAGCGCAGCACTGCTGATCGCTACCGCTGGACTGGTCGGTGCGGGGATCGCCGTCGCCGGGCCGCTGTTGTCCGGCTTTATCAAACGTTACTTCCTCGAACGCATGGGCCAGACGGCGGCGTGGTATTCGCTGAGCATGGCGGTCGGCGGCACCCTCGGGGTAGTGGTGACAGCACCGGCCACCGAAGCGATGGGGCAGGAGTGGACGCGGGGCTTGGCGCTCTGGGCGCTGCCGGCATTAGCGGCATTGCTGATCTGGCTGCGCCTGCCCAACCAGCCGGAAACTGCCAACGACAGTCGTGCCGGTTTGCCCTGGAAGGAGCCGCGGGCCTGGCTGTTGAGCATCTATTTTGCCCTGCAGGCCGGTCTGTTCTATGCGCTGGCCACTTGGCTGGTGGCGCGTTATCACGAGGTGGGCTACAGCCTGCTGCAAAGCAATGCGTTCTTCAGTGGTTTCATGCTCATCGGCCTACCCAGCGCCTTCGCCATGCCCTGGCTGGCGCAGCGGCTGGGTAACCGGCACCGGATCATGGCGGCGTGCGGCGTGCTGGCGACACTATGCCTGGCCCTGATCGCGCTGCTGCCGGGCTGGCAGCCGTTGCTGGTCTGCATGCTGCTGGGTGTTGCGCTCAACGGCACCTTTTCCCTGGCGCTGATCTCGCCGATGTACGAAGCCAGCACGCCGCTGGCGGTCAGTCGACTCACGGCGATGATGCTCTGCACCGGCTATTGTCTGGCCTGCCTGACGCCGGTCCTGGCTGGGCTCGGGCGCGACCTGGCCGGCGACTATCGTATGCCGTTCCTGGTCCTGACCGGCATGGCCGCGTGCATGTCGATGCTGGCGATGCGCCTGCGGTCGAGGCACACAGGCGGCTGA
- a CDS encoding SDR family oxidoreductase yields the protein MHNRMMITGAGSGLGREIALRWAREGWQLALSDVNEGGLAETLKMVREAGGDGFTMRCDVRDYSQLIAFAQACEEKLGGIDIVVNNAGVASGGFFDELSLEDWEWQIAINLMGVVKGCKAFLPLVQKSKGKIINIASMAALMQAPGMSNYNVAKAGVVALSESLLVELRQAEVGVHVVCPSFFQTNLLDSFRGPTPNVKAQIGKLLESSPITAADIADYIHQQVAKGEFMILPHDEGRMAWKVKQQNPQAIYDEMALLAEKKRAKSKAL from the coding sequence ATGCATAACCGCATGATGATCACCGGTGCCGGCTCCGGACTCGGTCGCGAGATTGCCCTGCGCTGGGCGCGTGAGGGCTGGCAGCTGGCGCTTTCCGATGTCAACGAAGGTGGCCTGGCGGAAACCCTGAAAATGGTTCGTGAGGCGGGCGGTGACGGCTTCACCATGCGCTGCGACGTGCGTGACTACAGCCAGCTGATCGCCTTCGCCCAGGCCTGCGAGGAGAAGCTCGGCGGCATCGACATCGTGGTCAACAATGCCGGCGTGGCGTCCGGTGGCTTCTTCGACGAGCTGTCGCTGGAAGACTGGGAATGGCAGATCGCAATCAACCTGATGGGCGTGGTCAAGGGCTGCAAGGCCTTCCTGCCACTGGTGCAGAAGAGCAAGGGCAAGATCATCAACATCGCCTCGATGGCGGCGCTGATGCAGGCGCCGGGCATGAGCAACTACAACGTGGCCAAGGCCGGCGTGGTGGCGCTCTCGGAGAGCCTGCTGGTGGAGCTGCGCCAGGCCGAGGTTGGCGTGCATGTGGTCTGCCCGTCGTTCTTCCAGACCAACCTGCTGGACTCTTTCCGTGGCCCGACGCCAAACGTGAAGGCGCAGATCGGCAAGCTGCTGGAGTCTTCGCCGATTACTGCGGCGGACATCGCCGACTACATCCATCAGCAGGTCGCCAAGGGCGAATTCATGATCCTGCCGCACGATGAGGGACGCATGGCCTGGAAGGTCAAGCAGCAGAATCCGCAGGCGATCTACGACGAGATGGCGCTGCTGGCGGAGAAGAAACGCGCCAAGAGCAAGGCACTCTGA
- a CDS encoding cation acetate symporter: MILRFLMTALLLAVSPALLADAITGEVEKQATNYTAIIMFVVFIAFTMGITKWAAKRNTSTADYYTAGGSITGFQNGLAIAGDFMSAASFLGISALVYTSGYDGLIYSIGFLVGWPIILFLMAERLRNLGKFTFSDVASYRLGQTQIRLLSAFGSLIVVAFYLIAQMVGAGKLIQLLFGLDYYVAVVLVGVLMVMYVLFGGMLATTWVQIIKAVLLLSGASFMAIMVMKSVGFDFGSLFAEAVKIHEKGAQIMSPGGLVSDPISAISLGLALMFGTAGLPHILMRFFTVSDAKEARKSVFYATGFIGYFYILTFIIGFGAILLVSTNPEFKDVTGAIVGGTNMVAIHLASAVGGNLFLGFISAVAFATILAVVAGLTLAGASAVSHDLYACVIKQGKAREEDEMRVTKLTTLTLGVVAILLGIIFEKQNIAFMVGLAFSIAASCNFPVLFLSMYWKGLSTRGALFGGSLGLFTALLLTIISPTVWVDVFGFAEAIFPYKYPALFSMAAAFAGIWFFSVTDKSKRAGEERERFFAQFVRSQTGLGATGAVAH, from the coding sequence ATGATCCTGCGTTTTCTGATGACTGCCCTGCTGTTGGCAGTCTCGCCTGCACTGCTCGCCGACGCCATTACCGGCGAGGTCGAGAAGCAGGCCACCAACTACACCGCCATCATCATGTTCGTGGTGTTCATCGCCTTCACCATGGGTATCACCAAGTGGGCGGCCAAGCGCAACACCTCCACGGCTGATTACTACACCGCGGGTGGCAGCATCACCGGCTTCCAGAATGGCCTGGCGATTGCCGGTGACTTCATGTCGGCAGCGTCCTTCCTCGGCATTTCCGCGCTGGTCTACACCAGCGGCTATGACGGTCTGATCTACTCCATCGGCTTCCTCGTCGGCTGGCCGATCATCCTCTTCCTGATGGCTGAACGCCTGCGCAACCTCGGCAAATTCACCTTCTCCGACGTGGCGTCCTATCGTCTCGGTCAGACGCAGATCCGTCTGCTCTCGGCGTTCGGTTCGCTGATCGTCGTGGCCTTCTACCTGATCGCGCAAATGGTCGGTGCCGGCAAGCTGATCCAGCTGCTGTTCGGCCTGGACTACTACGTGGCCGTGGTGCTGGTCGGTGTGCTGATGGTCATGTACGTGCTGTTCGGCGGCATGCTGGCGACCACCTGGGTGCAGATCATCAAGGCGGTCCTGCTGCTGTCCGGCGCCAGTTTCATGGCCATCATGGTGATGAAGAGCGTGGGCTTCGATTTCGGCAGCCTGTTTGCCGAAGCGGTGAAGATTCACGAGAAGGGTGCGCAGATCATGAGCCCGGGCGGCCTGGTCTCCGACCCGATCTCGGCGATCTCCCTCGGCCTGGCGCTGATGTTCGGTACCGCCGGCCTGCCGCACATCCTGATGCGCTTCTTCACCGTCTCCGACGCCAAGGAAGCGCGCAAGAGCGTGTTCTACGCCACCGGCTTCATCGGCTACTTCTATATCCTGACCTTTATCATCGGCTTCGGCGCGATCCTGCTGGTCAGCACTAACCCGGAGTTCAAGGACGTGACCGGCGCCATCGTCGGTGGCACCAACATGGTCGCCATCCACCTGGCCAGCGCCGTGGGCGGCAACCTGTTCCTCGGTTTCATCTCTGCGGTCGCCTTCGCCACCATTCTCGCCGTTGTCGCGGGTCTGACCCTGGCCGGTGCCTCGGCGGTTTCCCATGACCTGTATGCCTGCGTGATCAAGCAGGGCAAGGCGCGGGAAGAAGACGAGATGCGCGTGACCAAGCTGACCACCCTGACTCTGGGCGTGGTGGCGATTCTGCTGGGCATCATCTTCGAGAAGCAGAACATCGCCTTCATGGTCGGCCTGGCATTCTCCATCGCCGCCAGCTGCAACTTCCCGGTGCTGTTCCTTTCCATGTACTGGAAAGGCCTGAGCACCCGCGGCGCGTTGTTCGGCGGCTCGCTGGGGCTGTTCACTGCGCTGCTGCTGACCATCATCAGCCCGACCGTATGGGTCGACGTGTTCGGCTTTGCCGAAGCGATCTTCCCCTACAAGTACCCGGCGCTGTTCTCGATGGCTGCGGCATTCGCCGGCATCTGGTTCTTCTCGGTCACCGACAAGTCCAAGCGTGCCGGGGAAGAGCGTGAGCGCTTCTTCGCCCAGTTCGTCCGTTCGCAGACTGGCCTGGGGGCTACTGGCGCCGTCGCGCACTGA
- a CDS encoding DUF485 domain-containing protein, with the protein MNNENVYRQIYANPRFQELVAKRGRFAWLLSAVMLGAYLAFILLIAFEPQILGVPLSADTVTTWGIPVGVGVIFMAFILTGVYVQRANGEFDRINQEILNEAQQ; encoded by the coding sequence ATGAACAATGAAAATGTTTACCGGCAGATCTATGCCAACCCGCGTTTCCAAGAGCTGGTCGCCAAGCGCGGGCGTTTCGCCTGGCTGCTGTCGGCCGTCATGCTCGGCGCTTACCTGGCGTTCATCCTGCTGATCGCTTTCGAGCCGCAGATCCTTGGTGTTCCGCTTTCTGCCGACACCGTGACCACCTGGGGCATCCCGGTTGGCGTGGGCGTGATCTTCATGGCCTTCATCCTGACCGGTGTCTATGTGCAGCGTGCCAACGGTGAGTTCGATCGCATCAACCAGGAAATCCTCAACGAGGCCCAGCAATAA
- a CDS encoding DUF2061 domain-containing protein — MLKTVTFTLMHFCIAFSVTYALTGSIAIGGLVAAVEPLCNSVAFYFHEKVWQRFERNPGGARRVPKHAWLHHQA, encoded by the coding sequence ATGTTGAAGACCGTGACGTTCACCCTGATGCACTTCTGCATCGCCTTCTCGGTCACCTACGCGCTGACCGGCAGCATCGCCATCGGTGGCCTGGTGGCAGCCGTCGAACCGCTATGCAATTCCGTGGCGTTCTACTTCCATGAAAAGGTCTGGCAACGCTTTGAGCGCAACCCCGGCGGCGCACGCAGAGTTCCCAAGCACGCCTGGCTGCATCACCAGGCATAA